In Populus trichocarpa isolate Nisqually-1 chromosome 16, P.trichocarpa_v4.1, whole genome shotgun sequence, a genomic segment contains:
- the LOC112325841 gene encoding uncharacterized protein LOC112325841 isoform X1: protein MSFNMASLCLALGQHPLFPALPSERARDMEVEHFSHPDHPLILINQVLEYSCELVICSGCEGPIWGPCYSCTSCYFFLHKKCAELPREIKRRIHRRHPLHLLAKSPYKGKYRCNRCTKTFNSFVYHCSFCKFDLDIKCAFQPGFFEVDSQFAHKDHPLILNEEQEYHGAGVVCSLCKEPMSGPSYSCTSCNFFLHKKCAELPPEIKRHIHPEHPLRLLPNHHMICGFCKETCYESFVYCCFVCEFNLHIKCAFPPCVYAADQDQGHQFRSLLNPLSLKSISFTCNACGTERDDSPFMCTTCQLLVHEECISLPRTLKTALHHHPRIIHTYQHQQCIESINKYCGICRLEVDSKYGVYYCPDCDFVAHVNCSVEYGDFETEIVEENEEEQSVTVDDQFMEPSFRVVREIKHGEERIIEEIEHFSHQHNLILIDKVDDDLKCDGCMLPISTPFYRCASCNFFLDKTYIELPRKKKWQYHENQLILSWNRGSHDLYYCHVCNQVSRGLSYFCDICRLSIDVRCFKSLKDSFKHGGHEHPLYLPADRKNILRCNNGGRGPPPWATDVRENIPHCSGCCVSEESKVFFKCVVCDFKLGMKCATLPYKARHEYDDHPLFLTYINENDYQPSCIICEEDRDPKLWFYRCEKCDFDAHPECALGKYPYVKPGGVHTYPKHPHPLVLVVKTEDYRPQACDTCGEPCDDLALECTDPNCSFIVHKERRQCFQSLIW, encoded by the exons ATGAG CTTCAATATGGCCTCCCTATGTCTTGCCTTGGGTCAACACCCCTTATTTCCTGCTCTGCCTTCTGAGAGAGCCAGAGACATGGAGGTTGAACATTTTAGCCACCCAGATCATCCGTTGATCCTCATTAATCAAGTTCTCGAGTATAGTTGTGAACTAGTTATTTGCTCTGGATGCGAGGGACCAATATGGGGTCCTTGCTACAGTTGCACCTCTTGCTACTTCTTTCTTCATAAGAAATGCGCCGAGCTGCCCCGTGAGATCAAGCGGCGCATTCATCGTAGACACCCTCTTCATCTACTGGCAAAGTCACCATATAAAGGAAAATACCGTTGTAATCGGTGCACCAAAACTTTCAACAGTTTTGTTTACCATTGTTCTTTCTGTAAGTTTGATCTAGATATCAAATGTGCTTTTCAACCGGGTTTTTTTGAGGTTGATAGTCAATTTGCCCATAAGGATCATCCATTGATTTTGAATGAAGAACAAGAATATCATGGTGCAGGAGTTGTGTGCTCTTTGTGCAAGGAACCAATGTCTGGTCCTAGCTATAGTTGCACTTCTTGCAACTTCTTTCTTCACAAGAAGTGTGCTGAGCTACCCCCAGAGATCAAGAGGCACATTCATCCAGAACACCCTCTTCGTCTACTGCCAAATCATCACATGATCTGTGGTTTTTGCAAAGAAACTTGCTATGAGAGTTTTGTTTACTGCTGTTTTGTGTGCGAATTCAACCTCCATATCAAATGTGCTTTTCCACCATGCGTTTATGCAGCTGATCAGGATCAGGGGCATCAATTTAGAAGCCTGCTGAATCCACTTTCATTAAAATCAATCTCCTTCACTTGCAATGCATGTGGCACTGAGAGAGATGACTCCCCTTTCATGTGCACCACGTGCCAACTCTTGGTCCACGAAGAATGCATTTCATTGCCACGCACCCTTAAAACGGCACTGCACCATCATCCCCGAATCATCCACACGTATCAACATCAACAATGCATCGAATCGATAAACAAGTACTGTGGAATTTGCCGTCTGGAAGTTGACTCAAAATACGGAGTTTACTATTGCCCAGACTGTGACTTCGTTGCACACGTGAATTGTAGTGTAGAATATGGCGATTTTGAAACAGAGATTGTAGAAGAAAACGAAGAAGAGCAAAGTGTGACGGTTGATGATCAATTCATGGAACCTAGCTTTCGCGTTGTCCGTGAGATCAAGCATGGAGAGGAGAGAATAATTGAAGAGATCGAGCATTTCAGTCATCAACATAACCTAATCCTTATTGACAAGGTTGATGATGATCTAAAGTGTGACGGGTGCATGCTACCAATCTCAACTCCATTTTATAGGTGTGCCAGTTGTAATTTCTTTCTTGACAAAACCTACATAGAATTACCCAGGAAAAAAAAGTGGCAATATCACGAAAACCAACTGATTCTTTCATGGAACCGAGGGTCACATGATCTGTACTACTGTCATGTGTGTAATCAAGTTTCTCGTGGGCTCAGCTACTTTTGTGATATATGTAGACTCTCCATTGATGTCCGATGCTTCAAATCATTGAAAGATTCTTTTAAACATGGAGGTCATGAGCATCCCCTTTATCTTCCAGCGGACAGAAAGAATATTCTCCGTTGCAATAATGGAGGTCGCGGGCCTCCCCCTTGGGCTACAGATGTCAGAGAGAATATTCCCCATTGCAGTGGCTGTTGTGTCAGTGAAGAATCGaaggtgttttttaaatgtgtggTTTGCGATTTCAAGCTGGGTATGAAATGTGCTACACTGCCATACAAAGCAAGACACGAGTATGATGACCATCCTCTCTTCCTCACCTACATTAATGAAAATGACTACCAACCTTCCTGTATAATTTGTGAAGAAGATAGAGACCCAAAGCTCTGGTTCTACCGTTGCGAGAAATGCGACTTCGATGCTCATCCAGAGTGTGCTCTCGGGAAATACCCATATGTCAAGCCAGGGGGGGTTCACACGTATCCTAAACACCCTCACCCTCTTGTTTTGGTCGTCAAGACAGAGGATTATCGTCCACAGGCATGCGATACTTGTGGTGAGCCTTGCGACGACTTGGCCCTTGAATGTACTGATCCTAACTGCAGTTTTATCGTCCACAAGGAAAGACGGCAATGCTTTCAGTCATTAATATGGTAA
- the LOC18106146 gene encoding uncharacterized protein LOC18106146, protein MEVEHFSHPDHPLILVNQVLEYSCELVICSGCEGPIWGPCYSCTCCYFFLHKKCAELPREIKRRIHRRHPLHLLAKSPYKGKYRCNRCTKSFNSFVYHCSSCKFDLDIKCAFEPGFFEVDSQFAHKDHPLILNEEQEYHGEGVVCSVCKEPISGPSYSCTSCNFFLHKKCAELPPEINRHLHPEHPLRLLPNHDTMCDFCNETCCESFVYCCFVCEFNIHIKCAFPPCVYEADQDQGHQFRRLLNPRSLKSISFTCNACGTDGDDSPFGCTMCQLVVHEECISLPGTLKTALHHHPQIIHTYQLQQGIESINKYCGICRREVDTEYGVYYCPDCDFVAHVNCSIEYGDSATEIVEENEEEQSVTVDGQFMEPSFRVVREIKHGEDRIIEEIDHWSHQHNLILIDKVDDDLKCDGCMFPISTPFYSCASCNFFLDKTCIELPRRKKWQYHENQLILSWSRGPHDLFYCDVCKQYFRGLRYTCDVCGLWIDVRCFKSLEDSFEHEGHEHPLYLPADSKNILRCNNGGRGRPPWAAAERESIPHCSGCCVSEESKVFFKCVVCDFKLGMKCATLPYKARHEYDDHPLLLTYINENDYQPSCLICEKDRDPKLWFYRCEECDFDAHPECALGKYPYVKQGGVRTYPKHPHPLVSVDKTEDYRPQACDTCGEPCDDLALECTDPNCNFIVHRKRRQCIDPLIW, encoded by the coding sequence ATGGAGGTTGAACATTTTAGCCACCCAGATCATCCATTGATCCTCGTTAATCAAGTTCTCGAATATAGTTGTGAACTAGTTATTTGCTCTGGATGCGAGGGACCTATATGGGGTCCTTGCTACAGTTGCACCTGTTGCTACTTCTTTCTTCATAAGAAATGCGCTGAGCTGCCCCGTGAGATCAAGCGGCGCATTCATCGTAGACACCCTCTTCATCTACTGGCAAAGTCACCATATAAAGGAAAATACCGTTGTAATCGGTGCACCAAATCTTTCAACAGTTTTGTTTACCATTGTTCTTCCTGTAAGTTTGATCTAGATATCAAATGTGCTTTTGAACCGGGTTTTTTTGAGGTTGATAGTCAATTTGCCCATAAGGATCATCCATTGATTTTGAATGAAGAGCAAGAATATCATGGTGAAGGAGTTGTGTGCTCTGTTTGCAAGGAACCAATTTCGGGTCCTAGCTATAGTTGCACTTCTTGCAACTTCTTTCTTCACAAGAAGTGTGCTGAGCTACCCCCAGAGATCAATCGGCACTTGCATCCAGAACACCCTCTTCGTCTACTGCCAAATCATGATACGATGTGTGATTTTTGCAACGAAACTTGTTGTGAGAGTTTTGTTTACTGCTGTTTTGTGTGCGAATTCAACATCCATATCAAATGTGCTTTTCCACCGTGCGTTTATGAAGCTGATCAGGATCAGGGGCATCAATTTAGACGCCTACTGAATCCACGTTCACTAAAATCAATCTCCTTCACTTGCAATGCATGCGGCACAGATGGAGATGACTCCCCATTCGGGTGCACCATGTGCCAACTCGTGGTCCACGAAGAATGCATTTCATTGCCAGGCACCCTTAAAACGGCACTGCACCATCATCCCCAAATCATCCACACATATCAACTTCAACAAGGTATCGAATCTATAAACAAGTACTGTGGAATTTGCCGTCGGGAAGTTGACACAGAATACGGAGTTTACTATTGCCCAGACTGTGACTTCGTTGCTCACGTGAACTGTAGTATAGAATATGGCGATTCTGCAACAGAGATTGTAGAAGAAAACGAAGAAGAGCAAAGTGTGACTGTTGATGGTCAATTCATGGAACCTAGCTTTCGCGTTGTCCGTGAGATCAAGCATGGAGAGGACAGAATAATTGAAGAGATCGACCATTGGAGTCATCAACATAACCTAATCCTTATTGACAAGGTCGATGATGATCTAAAGTGTGATGGGTGCATGTTTCCAATATCAACTCCATTTTATAGTTGTGCCAGTTGTAATTTCTTTCTTGACAAAACCTGCATAGAATTACCCAGGCGAAAAAAGTGGCAATATCACGAAAACCAACTGATTCTTTCATGGAGCCGAGGGCCACATGATCTGTTCTACTGTGATGTGTGTAAGCAATATTTTCGTGGGCTCAGGTACACATGTGATGTATGTGGACTCTGGATTGATGTCCGATGTTTCAAATCATTGGAAGATTCTTTTGAACATGAAGGTCATGAGCATCCCCTTTATCTTCCAGCGGACAGCAAGAATATTCTCCGTTGCAATAATGGAGGTCGCGGGCGTCCCCCATGGGCTGCAGCGGAAAGAGAGAGTATTCCCCATTGCAGTGGCTGTTGTGTCAGTGAAGAATcaaaggtattttttaaatgtgtggTTTGCGATTTCAAGCTGGGTATGAAATGTGCTACACTGCCATACAAAGCAAGACACGAGTATGATGACCATCCTCTCCTCCTCACCTACATTAATGAAAATGACTACCAACCTTCCTGTTTAATTTGTGAAAAAGATAGAGACCCAAAGCTCTGGTTCTACCGTTGTGAGGAATGCGACTTCGATGCTCATCCTGAATGTGCTCTCGGGAAATACCCATATGTCAAGCAAGGGGGGGTTCGCACGTATCCTAAACACCCTCACCCTCTTGTTTCGGTCGACAAGACAGAGGATTATCGTCCACAGGCATGCGATACTTGTGGCGAGCCTTGCGATGACTTGGCCCTTGAATGTACTGATCCTAACTGCAATTTTATCGTCCACAGGAAAAGAAGGCAATGCATTGATCCGTTAATATGGTAA